The following coding sequences lie in one Rutidosis leptorrhynchoides isolate AG116_Rl617_1_P2 chromosome 6, CSIRO_AGI_Rlap_v1, whole genome shotgun sequence genomic window:
- the LOC139853671 gene encoding uncharacterized protein, with protein sequence MAHPQANGLCEVTNHDIVSGIKKRLCEKRTGWVDELPNVLWAHRTTFKKSTGETPFSLVYGSEAVIPAEILVPTHRIVNFEEEANNAALSENLNFIEERRLMAAIREANNKHFAKNIKDICAKCDIGFKAYG encoded by the exons ATGGCGCACCCACAGGCTAACGGTTTATGCGAAGTAACCAATCATGACATagtaagcggtattaaaaagagaTTATGTGAAAAGAGAAcaggttgggtagatgaattacccaatgtgttatgggcacatcgGACAACATTTAAGAAAAGCACAGGTGAAACACCTTTTAGCTTGGTGTATGGTTCTGAGGCAGTCATTCCTGCGgaaattctggtaccaacgcatAGAATAGTTAACTTTGAAGAAGAAGCAAATAATGCTGCGTTGAGCGAAAATCTGAATTTCATTGAGGAGCGGCGATTAATGGCTGCTattagagaagcgaataataagca TTTTGCGAAAAATATCAAAGATATATGTGCAAAGTGCGACATTGGATTCAAGGCATATGGCTGA